AGTGATAGCTCGTCTGGGCACTTCCGTCATTCGGGCGGGACAAGCATTACGATCGTCCTCTTAATTTCCGAAAAAAACCGGTGAGCAGGGCGGCGCATTCTTCCTGAAGCACACCGCCGACCAGTTCGGTTTCATGATTGAAGCGCGGCTCCTGAAGCAGATTCATCAACGTGCCGGCACATCCGGCTTTCGGGTCGGCTGTGCCGTACACCACCTTGCGCACCCTGCTTTGAATAAGTGCGCCGGCGCACATCGGGCATGGCTCAAGGGTAACATATAAAATGCAGTCCAGAAGGCGCCAAGCCTGCAGGTGGCGGCTGGCCTCGCGGACCGCGATCATCTCCGCGTGCGCTGTCGGATCGAACGTCGTCTCGCGCATATTGCAGCCTCTGCCTATGATTCGGCCGTCCTTGACGACAACCGCTCCAATCGGCACCTCGCCGAGCTGTTCCGCCTTACGGGCTTCGGCAATCGCTTCTTTCATCCAAAGTTCATCTTCTTCACGAATAAAAACCATGCATCATTCGTCCTCCACTTTTTTATTTCAAAATTGGGTGTCCATCGGCAGGAAAACTGTCGATTTGAATCGAATTATGCTGCGAACAGATATTCGTTGTTAACACGTTGTGAATAGATTTGTGGACAAATATCCGTTTATTCACATTATTATGCACATATTATCCGACCTCGGTGTGGATATGGGGAAAACTTTGTGGATAAATAGGTTGTCCGAATCAGAGGTTCCGTGTATCGTAAGTCGCGGCACGGGTCCGCTAGCGTTTTCAAAATAGGACAAGCAGGTTATGGATTCCAAAAAGTTTCACTAACCATGTCGAAAGCCGGATGCGAGAAGGGTGTGTCGCAGCTTGTCTGTAAAAATCAAATTGACCTGCACCATTTCGGGCATTGTTCTGCTGCTGCTTGTTCTCAATGTAATTTTGAACGTTTATTCGATGGGGGTCAACCTGCGCGCCGAAATCGAGAAGCGGATGCTTCATTCGGGCAGCGAGCTGGAAGCGTCCTTTCAGAGGTATGCCATGAATTATGAGACGGTTGAGACCGCGACGGACGACCGATTGAAAGCAGTTTCCATTGCCGTTTCGGACCGACTGAGCGATAACGGCGGCCAAATCGGCAAAAACCGGCTTTCGGAAATCGCCGCGCAGCTCGATATCTCGACCGTTTCGCTGCTGCTGCCGTCGGCCGGCGGTTACATCGTCAAAGCGTCCAGCGATTCAGCCGAGCTGGGGAGAACTTACGATCTGTCGAAGTATCGGCTGCAGGTTGTCGGCGCGAACCCCAATCCGGAGGAAAGCTTCAAGTTCTGGTCCGGTACGTCCGGCCAGCCGGAGCGGCTCGAGTCCCGCGGGTTTAAACGCAGCTTTTACGCCAATGCGAAGCAATCCTACATCATCAGCTGCGTCATACGCGATGCGCAGCCTGCGCCGTTCGAAATTTTTCCGTATACGGAGCCCGGCCAGCGAGGAGGGTCGTATTTGCTGGAAATCAGCGCTTTTAATCCGGATATGCTGGATAAGGAGGCCGTCCCCACCAAAGCGGAGGCGCCGACCGTCGAACAGATGAAGCAGCACAGCCTGATCTTCGGCATTTATACGTACCGCGTTCCGGGCGAGGATTTGAAGCATATCCGGGAAGCGGCGCAAACGAATCGCCACGTGTTCGATTACGATTCGTCATTCGGCGGCAGGGCGCTCATCAAAACCTTCCTTCCGGTGCAGGGGCCAATACCTTATGTGATTGGTCTTGTCATGGACAAGAAAAGCACAATGCTTCTGATGGAGCAGCAGCGGACCAACGAGATTTATATTTCCGCGATCCTTCTGCTGGCCGTCGTGATTTGCAGTTACTTTTTATCCGATCTTCTGCTCCGTCCGCTCCGGACGATTGTGTGGAAAGTGAACGAAGTCTCGTTCGGCCGATTCGACGAGTCGATCAAGGTAAAGCGCAAGGACGAGCTCGGCCTGCTGGCGGAGCGCGTCAATACGATGTCGAAGAATCTCGGGATGTACACGAACAAGCTGAAAAGCGCTTTCGAAGAAAACCGGTCCATGAAGGAATATTTGGAATCGTTTATTCATCATACGACCGATGCTATTCACGTGACCGACTTGGACGGTCGCATTACGCGTGTAAACGAAGCGTTCGAGGAGCTGTTCGGCTACAGCGCGGAGGAGGCCGCCGGCATTCAGCTGCCGCTTGTACCGGATCACCTGAAGGATGAAGAGCAGCAGATTGTCGCGCTGCTGATAGCCGGCGAGCCGCTCGCCGCGCGTGAAACGATTCGGGTCACGAAGGACGGGAGATGGCTCGACGTCAGCGTGACGACGTCGCCGATCCGCGACAAATACGGCGTCATCCACGCCATCGCAAACATTACGCGGGACATGACCGTACGCAATAAAATGGAGGAGCTGCTTCGCCGGTCCGAGAAGCTGACGACCGTCGGCCAGCTGGCGGCGGGCGTCGCGCACGAGATTCGTAACCCGCTGACGACATTGCGCGGTTTTCTGCAGCTGCAGCAGCAGACGAACAAGCTGAACCCGCGCCACATCGATCTGATGCTGTCGGAGCTTGACCGGATCAATCTGATCGTCGGCGAATTTTTGATTTTGGCTAAGCCGCAGGCGACCCGTTTCGAGGTGAAGGACGTGCGCTACATCCTTGGCGACGTCGTGTCGCTGCTCGACAGCCAGGCGCATCTGTGTAATATCATAATCGTCACGCGGTATATGGACAAGCCGTGCCTGGTGTCGTGCGAAGAGAACCAGCTGAAGCAGGTGTTCATCAATGTGCTGAAAAATGCAATCGAAGCGATGCCGTCCGGCGGGGAAATTCATATTGCCGTATCGGACGAAGCGGGGCAGGCTGCCGTGACCATAACCGATTCCGGCGTCGGCATCCCGGAGGAAATGATCGCGAAGCTGGGCGATCCGTTCATCACCGGGAAAGAAACGGGGACCGGGCTCGGCATTATGGTCAGCCAGCGGATCATTCAAAGCCATCACGGAGCGATGGATATCCGCAGCAAGGTCGGGCAGGGAACGACGGTCACGATTACGCTGCCGCTGCTGCAGGCCGCCGGCGGCACTTACGCCGAAATCGGCATAACGGCCGATTATAAGAGGAAACTCGGCGAATCCGGCTAATGTTTGGCAAAAAGATTTACAGCCGGGCGGCGCTCGATTATAATCGGAATCAAGTGAATAGCGTTTTGCTGGGAGACGACGGAGAACAGCCATTATCTTTTGTTTGCGGCCCCCTTTCATGGCGAAGGGAGCGGGGCGAACGGTTGATAACGGCTGTTTTTGTTCATGTCGGGCCGCACAATCGGCAGGAGGAGGGTGCAGCGATGGAAAAGAACTATATACTGGCGCTTG
This genomic window from Paenibacillus humicola contains:
- a CDS encoding ATP-binding protein is translated as MSVKIKLTCTISGIVLLLLVLNVILNVYSMGVNLRAEIEKRMLHSGSELEASFQRYAMNYETVETATDDRLKAVSIAVSDRLSDNGGQIGKNRLSEIAAQLDISTVSLLLPSAGGYIVKASSDSAELGRTYDLSKYRLQVVGANPNPEESFKFWSGTSGQPERLESRGFKRSFYANAKQSYIISCVIRDAQPAPFEIFPYTEPGQRGGSYLLEISAFNPDMLDKEAVPTKAEAPTVEQMKQHSLIFGIYTYRVPGEDLKHIREAAQTNRHVFDYDSSFGGRALIKTFLPVQGPIPYVIGLVMDKKSTMLLMEQQRTNEIYISAILLLAVVICSYFLSDLLLRPLRTIVWKVNEVSFGRFDESIKVKRKDELGLLAERVNTMSKNLGMYTNKLKSAFEENRSMKEYLESFIHHTTDAIHVTDLDGRITRVNEAFEELFGYSAEEAAGIQLPLVPDHLKDEEQQIVALLIAGEPLAARETIRVTKDGRWLDVSVTTSPIRDKYGVIHAIANITRDMTVRNKMEELLRRSEKLTTVGQLAAGVAHEIRNPLTTLRGFLQLQQQTNKLNPRHIDLMLSELDRINLIVGEFLILAKPQATRFEVKDVRYILGDVVSLLDSQAHLCNIIIVTRYMDKPCLVSCEENQLKQVFINVLKNAIEAMPSGGEIHIAVSDEAGQAAVTITDSGVGIPEEMIAKLGDPFITGKETGTGLGIMVSQRIIQSHHGAMDIRSKVGQGTTVTITLPLLQAAGGTYAEIGITADYKRKLGESG
- the tadA gene encoding tRNA adenosine(34) deaminase TadA is translated as MVFIREEDELWMKEAIAEARKAEQLGEVPIGAVVVKDGRIIGRGCNMRETTFDPTAHAEMIAVREASRHLQAWRLLDCILYVTLEPCPMCAGALIQSRVRKVVYGTADPKAGCAGTLMNLLQEPRFNHETELVGGVLQEECAALLTGFFRKLRGRS